The sequence below is a genomic window from Pseudorasbora parva isolate DD20220531a chromosome 4, ASM2467924v1, whole genome shotgun sequence.
CCAGTATCAGAACACCAGTATCAGAACACTAGTTTCAGAATCCCAGTATCAGAACACCAGtatcagaacaccagtttcGGAACCCCAGTATCAGAACCCCAGTTTCGGAACCCCAGTATCAGAACCCCAAtatcagaacaccagtttcGGAACCCCAGTATCAGAACCCCAAtatcagaacaccagtttcGGGAACCCCAGTATCAGAACCCCAGTTTCGGAACCCCAGCATCAGAACCCCAAtatcagaacaccagtttcagaacccCAGTATCAGAACCCCAGTTTCGGAACCCCAGTATCAGAACCCCAGTATCACAACCCCAATATCAGAACCCCAAtatcagaacaccagtttcGGAACCCCAGTATCAGAACCCCAGTATCAGAACCCCAGtatcagaacaccagtttcGGAACCCCAGTATCAGAACCCCAGTTTCGGTACCCCAGTATCAGAACCCCAATATCAGAACCCCAGTTTCGGAACCCCAGTATCAGAACCCCAGTATCAGAACCCCAGTATCAGAACCCCAGTATCAGAACCCCAATATCAGAACCCCAGTATCAGAACCCCAGTATCAGAACCCCAGTATCAGAACCCCAGTATCAGAACCCCAATATCAGAACCCCAATATCAGAACCCCAATATCAGAACCCCAGTATCAGAACCCCAGTTTCGGAACCCCAGtatcagaacaccagtttcagaatcccagtatcagaacaccagtttcagaacccCAGTTTCGGAACCCCAGTATCAGAACCCCAAtatcagaacaccagtttcGGAACCCCAGTATCAGAAACCCAGTTTCAGAACCCCAGGATCAGAACCCCAGGATCAGAACCCCAGTTTCGGAACCCCAGTATGAGAACCCCAAtatcagaacaccagtttcagaacccCAGTATCAGAACCCCAGTATCAGAACCCCAGTATCAGAACCCCAATATCAGAACCCCAGTATCAGAACCCCAGTATCAGAACCCCAGTATCAGAACCCCAGTATCAGAACCCCAAtatcagaacaccagtttcagaacccCAGTATCAGAACCCCAGTATCAGAACCCCAAtatcagaacaccagtttcagaacccCAGTATCAGAACCCCAGTATCAGAACcccagtttcagaacaccagtaTCAGAACCCCAGTTTCGGAACACCAGTTTTAGAACCGCAGTATAAGAACCCCAGTATCAGAACTTCAGTTTCAGAACCCCAGTATCAGAACCCCAGTATCAGAACCCCAGTTTCAGAACCCCAGTTTCGGAACCCCAGTTTCAGAACACTAGTTTCAAAACCCTAGTATCAGAACATCAGTTTCAGAACCCTAGTATCAGAACATCAACTTCAGAACCCCAGTTTCAAATCCCCAAtatcagaacaccagtttcagaacccCAGTTTCAAAACCCCAGTATTagaacaccagtttcagaacccCAGTTTCAGAACCCCAGTATCAGAACACCAGTATCGGAACACCAGTTTTGGAACCCCAGTTTCAGAACcccagtttcagaacaccagtaTCAGAACACCAGTATCGGAACACCAGTTTCGGAACCCCAGTTTCAGAACCCCAGTATCAGAACCtcagtttcagaacaccagtaTCAGAACCCCAGTTTCAGAACCCCAGTATCAGAACCtcagtttcagaacaccagtaTCAGAACCCCAGTTTCAGAACCCCAGtatcagaacaccagtttcagaacaccagtaTCAGAACCCCAGTTTCAGAACCCCAGTATCGGAACCCCAGTATCAGAACACCAGTATCAGAACACTAGTTTCAGAATCCCAGTATCAGAACACCAGtatcagaacaccagtttcGGAACCCCAGTATCAGAACCCCAGTTTCGGAACCCCAGTATCAGAACCCCAAtatcagaacaccagtttcGGAACCCCAGTATCAGAACCCCAAtatcagaacaccagtttcGGGAACCCCAGTATCAGAACCCCAGTTTCGGAACCCCAGCATCAGAACCCCAAtatcagaacaccagtttcagaacccCAGTATCAGAACCCCAGTTTCGGAACCCCAGTATCAGAACCCCAGTATCAGAACACCAGTATCAGAACcccagtttcagaacaccagtaTCAGAACCCCAGTTTCGGAACACCAGTTTTAGAACCGCAGTATAAGAACCCCAGTATCAGAACTTCAGTTTCAGAACCCCAGTATCAGAACCCCAGTATCAGAACCCCAGTTTCAGAACCCCAGTTTCGGAACCCCAGTTTCAGAACACTAGTTTCAAAACCCTAGTATCAGAACATCAGTTTCAGAACCCTAGTATCAGAACATCAACTTCAGAACCCCAGTTTCAAATCCCCAAtatcagaacaccagtttcagaacccCAGTTTCAAAACCCCAGTATTagaacaccagtttcagaacccCAGTTTCAGAACCCCAGTATCAGAACACCAGTATCGGAACACCAGTTTTGGAACCCCAGTTTCAGAACcccagtttcagaacaccagtaTCAGAACACCAGTATCGGAACACCAGTTTCGGAACCCCAGTTTCAGAACCCCAGTATCAGAACCtcagtttcagaacaccagtaTCAGAACCCCAGTTTCAGAACCCCAGTATCAGAACCtcagtttcagaacaccagtaTCAGAACCCCAGTTTCAGAACCCCAGtatcagaacaccagtttcagaacaccagtaTCAGAACCCCAGTTTCAGAACCCCAGTATCGGAACCCCAGTATCAGAACACCAGTATCAGAACACTAGTTTCAGAATCCCAGTATCAGAACACCAGtatcagaacaccagtttcGGAACCCCAGTATCAGAACCCCAGTTTCGGAACCCCAGTATCAGAACCCCAAtatcagaacaccagtttcGGAACCCCAGTATCAGAACCCCAAtatcagaacaccagtttcGGGAACCCCAGTATCAGAACCCCAGTTTCGGAACCCCAGCATCAGAACCCCAAtatcagaacaccagtttcagaacccCAGTATCAGAACCCCAGTTTCGGAACCCCAGTATCAGAACCCCAGTATCACAACCCCAATATCAGAACCCCAAtatcagaacaccagtttcGGAACCCCAGTATCAGAACCCCAGTATCAGAACCCCAGtatcagaacaccagtttcGGAACCCCAGTATCAGAACCCCAGTTTCGGTACCCCAGTATCAGAACCCCAATATCAGAACCCCAGTTTCGGAACCCCAGTATCAGAACCCCAGTATCAGAACCCCAGTATCAGAACCCCAGTATCAGAACCCCAATATCAGAACCCCAGTATCAGAACCCCAGTATCAGAACCCCAGTATCAGAACCCCAGTATCAGAACCCCAATATCAGAACCCCAATATCAGAACCCCAGTATCAGAACCCCAGTTTCGGAACCCCAGtatcagaacaccagtttcagaatcccagtatcagaacaccagtttcagaacccCAGTTTCGGAACCCCAGTATCAGAACCCCAAtatcagaacaccagtttcGGAACCCCAGTATCAGAAACCCAGTTTCAGAACCCCAGGATCAGAACCCCAGGATCAGAACCCCAGTTTCGGAACCCCAGTATGAGAACCCCAAtatcagaacaccagtttcagaacccCAGTATCAGAACCCCAGTATCAGAACCCCAGTATCAGAACCCCAATATCAGAACCCCAGTATCAGAACCCCAGTATCAGAACCCCAGTATCAGAACCCCAGTATCAGAACCCCAAtatcagaacaccagtttcagaacccCAGTATCAGAACCCCAGTATCAGAACCCCAGtatcagaacaccagtttcagaactGCAGTTTCAGAATCACGATTCAGAAATCGTGGATTTTGATTGGATCGATGTCGCCAATCTTTAACAacaatacttttaaataaaatcacttttctgtaaatataatatacatgcCATGATGTACAatgattaacattttaaaacatagcCTATTGATCATGGACCCTTAATAAAGACAGTAGACAGGCAGAACTATacacagtttttattttacaaatataaataaatgaataacatGCTGTAAAGTGTTTGCCATTTGACTATAGATATATATTCGTATTATTCATGCTAATATTTCGTTCACATTCATATTGTTAAGAATAATACTGACAGAAAATAGCCTTTGATATTTAATGTTAATGGACACAACACTGTAGTTTATTGTTACTTCAACAATACTACAacctttttgttttaaatatatattaggcCTAATACATTCGTAACATGTTAAAACGTGTTTCCCATTTGACTCTATATTCAATCGTATTATTTTGATTGAAAATAATAGACAGAGAATGTGTCATTTCTATTtttcaaatgtcaaataaaaataaccatTTAATAAAAGACCTTAAAGTGAAACGTGTTGCtctgaaataaatcaataaacatGGGACGTATATCACATATTTCTAAAATAATACGTTTAAAACGAATTTAAACGgcacataataaaaaataaaaacatcttaAAACAAAAACGTGACTCTGAAGGCCATATCACGGCATTTCTGCACAAATACTTGAAGAGATTAAAGTGTTTTCATCCCTGAAAATGAAATTAATGCAGTttattaatgaataattatttaatatttagacaAATAATATACTttcacaaatgcaaaaaaaaaagctttaatgACAAAACGTGAAATACTTGAAAAGATGAAAGTGTTTTCATAcctgaaaaaaaagtttaattgatAATTATCTTAATATTAAGACAAATAATATGTTttgacaaatgcaaaaaaagcttTAATGATAAAATGTGAAAGATGTGAACAGATTCAGTACTCATGACAGAAATATCACACACAACTCCACATATTCTCCTCATGCGTCTGTTCTCATCGCACTGGCTTAAAGGCATGTTTCTCTTGTTCAAGCTATGAATAGAAAAGTACGTTTATGACAGTATCTGAAAGGGAGAAAGCAGAGGTAACAGTAGAGGGCGCCAACACCACAGGCTGGTGATTAGTGGCAGGGTTATGAATTATAGATCAGT
It includes:
- the LOC137073827 gene encoding serine-rich adhesin for platelets-like, which gives rise to MSAALHHTSFRTPVSEHQFQNTSFRTPVSEPQYQNTSFRTPVLEPQYQNTSFRTPVSEYQFRNSSFRTPVSEHQYQNTSFGTPVLEPQYQNPSFRTPVSEPQFQNPSIRTPVSEHQFQNTSFGTPVLEPQYQNTKHQFQNPSFKTPVLEHQFQNPSFRTPVSEHQYRNTSFGTPVSEPQFQNTSIRTPVSEHQFRNPSFRTPVSEPQFQNTSIRTPVSEPQYQNLSFRTPVSEPQFQNPSIRTPVSEHQYQNPSFRTPVSEPQYQNTSIRTLVSESQYQNTSIRTPVSEPQYQNPSFGTPVSEPQYQNTSFGTPVSEPQYQNTSFGNPSIRTPVSEPQHQNPNIRTPVSEPQYQNPSFGTPVSEPQYHNPNIRTPISEHQFRNPSIRTPVSEPQYQNTSFGTPVSEPQFRYPSIRTPISEPQFRNPSIRTPVSEPQYQNPSIRTPISEPQYQNPSIRTPVSEPQYQNPNIRTPISEPQYQNPSIRTPVSEPQYQNTSFRIPVSEHQFQNPSFGTPVSEPQYQNTSFGTPVSETQFQNPRIRTPGSEPQFRNPSMRTPISEHQFQNPSIRTPVSEPQYQNPNIRTPVSEPQYQNPSIRTPVSEPQYQNTSFRTPVSEPQYQNPNIRTPVSEPQYQNPSIRTPVSEHQYQNPSFGTPVLEPQYKNPSIRTSVSEPQYQNPKHQFQNPSFKTPVLEHQFQNPSFRTPVSEHQYRNTSFGTPVSEPQFQNTSIRTPVSEHQFRNPSFRTPVSEPQFQNTSIRTPVSEPQYQNLSFRTPVSEPQFQNPSIRTPVSEHQYQNPSFRTPVSEPQYQNTSIRTLVSESQYQNTSIRTPVSEPQYQNPSFGTPVSEPQYQNTSFGTPVSEPQYQNTSFGNPSIRTPVSEPQHQNPNIRTPVSEPQYQNPSFGTPVSEPQYQNTSIRTPVSEHQYQNPSFGTPVLEPQYKNPSIRTSVSEPQYQNPKHQFQNPSFKTPVLEHQFQNPSFRTPVSEHQYRNTSFGTPVSEPQFQNTSIRTPVSEHQFRNPSFRTPVSEPQFQNTSIRTPVSEPQYQNLSFRTPVSEPQFQNPSIRTPVSEHQYQNPSFRTPVSEPQYQNTSIRTLVSESQYQNTSIRTPVSEPQYQNPSFGTPVSEPQYQNTSFGTPVSEPQYQNTSFGNPSIRTPVSEPQHQNPNIRTPVSEPQYQNPSFGTPVSEPQYHNPNIRTPISEHQFRNPSIRTPVSEPQYQNTSFGTPVSEPQFRYPSIRTPISEPQFRNPSIRTPVSEPQYQNPSIRTPISEPQYQNPSIRTPVSEPQYQNPNIRTPISEPQYQNPSFGTPVSEHQFQNPSIRTPVSEPQFRNPSIRTPISEHQFRNPSIRNPVSEPQDQNPRIRTPVSEPQYENPNIRTPVSEPQYQNPSIRTPVSEPQYQNPSIRTPVSEPQYQNPSIRTPISEHQFQNPSIRTPVSEPQYQNTSFRTAVSESRFRNRGF